Proteins found in one Paenibacillus sp. FSL R10-2782 genomic segment:
- the tuf gene encoding elongation factor Tu: MAKAKFERNKPHVNIGTIGHVDHGKTTLTAAITTVLSKTYGGAAVAFDQIDKAPEERERGITISTAHVEYETPNRHYAHVDCPGHADYVKNMITGAAQMDGAILVVSAADGPMPQTREHILLSRQVGVPYIVVFLNKCDMVEDEELLELVEMEVRDLLSEYDFPGDDTPIIRGSAREALQNPEGDYAKKIVEMFETIDTYIPTPERDTDKPFLMPVEDVFSITGRGTVATGRVERGTVKVGDEIEIIGIQEESRKSVVTGVEMFRKLLDSAQAGDNIGALLRGVDRAQIERGQVLAKPGSVKPHTEFSAQIYVLTKEEGGRHKPFFTGYRPQFYFRTTDVTGIITLPEGSEMVMPGDNITVTVQLINPIAIEEGTKFSIREGGRTVGAGAVATISK, from the coding sequence ATGGCAAAGGCTAAGTTTGAACGTAACAAACCGCACGTTAACATCGGTACTATTGGTCACGTCGATCATGGTAAGACTACTTTGACTGCTGCAATCACAACTGTATTGTCCAAAACTTACGGTGGTGCTGCTGTAGCATTCGACCAAATCGATAAAGCTCCAGAAGAGCGCGAACGCGGTATCACAATCTCCACAGCACACGTGGAATACGAAACACCTAACCGTCACTATGCACACGTTGACTGCCCAGGTCACGCCGACTATGTTAAAAACATGATCACTGGCGCTGCACAAATGGACGGAGCGATTCTGGTTGTATCCGCAGCTGACGGCCCAATGCCGCAAACTCGCGAGCACATCCTGTTGTCCCGCCAAGTAGGCGTTCCTTACATCGTTGTTTTCCTGAACAAATGTGACATGGTTGAAGACGAAGAGCTGTTGGAACTGGTTGAAATGGAAGTTCGTGACTTGCTGAGCGAATATGACTTCCCAGGCGACGACACTCCAATCATTCGCGGTTCCGCTCGTGAAGCTCTGCAAAACCCAGAGGGCGACTATGCTAAGAAAATCGTTGAAATGTTCGAAACAATCGACACTTACATCCCAACTCCAGAACGCGACACTGACAAGCCTTTCTTGATGCCTGTCGAGGACGTATTCTCCATCACAGGTCGTGGTACAGTTGCTACAGGCCGTGTAGAGCGTGGTACTGTTAAAGTGGGCGACGAAATCGAAATCATCGGTATTCAAGAAGAATCTCGTAAATCCGTAGTAACAGGAGTAGAAATGTTCCGCAAATTGCTTGACTCTGCTCAAGCTGGCGATAACATCGGCGCATTGCTTCGCGGTGTAGATCGTGCGCAAATCGAGCGTGGCCAAGTATTGGCTAAACCAGGTTCTGTTAAACCTCATACAGAATTTTCTGCTCAAATCTACGTTTTGACTAAAGAAGAGGGTGGACGTCACAAACCTTTCTTCACAGGTTACCGTCCACAGTTCTACTTCCGTACAACTGACGTAACAGGTATCATCACTTTGCCAGAAGGTTCCGAAATGGTAATGCCTGGTGACAACATCACAGTTACTGTTCAACTGATCAACCCGATCGCTATCGAAGAAGGAACTAAGTTCTCTATTCGTGAAGGTGGACGTACAGTTGGCGCCGGTGCGGTAGCAACAATCTCTAAATAA